The Candidatus Tiamatella incendiivivens genome includes a region encoding these proteins:
- a CDS encoding ABC transporter substrate-binding protein — translation MKKYFSILLIVIMLLPLIPLYQANAQQGVLVNKITIEKIVDDATAVQSLQNGETQGRLFGIRSAETAQTLKTKGFTVMAPLAGLTDILVNPANECSNGMFNLFADREARFALEFLIPREQIVTNIYKGYALPIVNSYTPLDPDYPHLISTNTKWMSIVEAKGKSYGLHLLADALKRDGAVLQNGKWYKDGKPVTVNFVIRTEDERRNIGDMLANVLEQEANLTVNRMYKDFSAAFQIVYSGNPGDCQWSLYTEGWGITGMTKYNYGDAVYFYSSIWGGMPGWLESGYWNYQNATIDKIATALDNGEYNSSAQFYQMINKILDLGFQESVRIWVAATRDFYIAAPGLTGFITSPKAWPWNTYTYLNLHYTTDIVKLSDRYVYKSGWGWNPVAGWQDMYSQSVYQAVIWPEVTSRITDGATGWSPANTATWSVQKGNPTLQVPGNALIYDYKAHQWKHVSDEGTLYAKDAITYNFKLLGKLKFHDGTTETIADLLAPIYVIEEYSHDTSTNTTKDNRAETSLLGYYYTFLTNFVAIKVINSTAVTVYSNYTSVDDGLTAQTMNPWSAFPLELYAAMDQATRNHQLVYTMEASGSTGLPQVHLISTDQDKMMINYINNTINTPPDWVQQLINLGVLSLSDWQARVHNLISFYNEYRNLVIGNGPFKLTSYDNINDVATLERIQDFPVQPSLVAAELSPRSLSMNVKTVDIAYNTKGTPIALIDATVNGNPATQQNSMVYVLLIDLSNYKSAFLDVIQVKPGEFKVQLPSNLPEGQYSMAILAYPVGYSIPATFQKVLTLQAPPQTSTSTTTTSSTTTTTSTTSTTSTSTTTTSSTTTTTSTTTSSATSTSPTQTTTTQKKSNAALWASVIIIIIIIIAAAWYAMRK, via the coding sequence GTGAAAAAGTATTTCTCGATACTGTTAATAGTCATTATGTTACTACCACTCATTCCGCTATACCAAGCAAACGCTCAACAAGGTGTTCTTGTCAATAAGATAACGATCGAGAAGATAGTTGATGACGCAACAGCAGTTCAATCACTTCAAAATGGTGAAACCCAAGGCAGGTTGTTTGGAATAAGGAGTGCTGAAACAGCTCAAACCCTTAAGACGAAAGGATTTACTGTTATGGCACCACTCGCGGGTTTAACAGATATTCTAGTAAACCCAGCGAACGAGTGTAGCAATGGCATGTTTAACCTGTTCGCTGATAGGGAGGCAAGATTTGCACTTGAATTCCTGATACCAAGGGAACAAATTGTAACCAATATATACAAGGGATACGCGTTACCGATAGTTAATTCTTATACTCCACTTGACCCTGATTATCCTCATTTAATATCTACCAACACAAAGTGGATGAGTATAGTTGAGGCTAAAGGGAAATCCTACGGCCTTCACCTTCTCGCTGACGCCCTAAAGAGAGACGGTGCCGTTCTCCAAAACGGTAAGTGGTATAAGGATGGGAAGCCAGTTACTGTAAACTTCGTCATTAGAACTGAAGACGAGCGTAGGAATATTGGTGATATGCTTGCTAACGTTCTAGAACAGGAAGCCAATCTTACGGTTAACAGGATGTACAAGGACTTCAGTGCTGCTTTCCAAATAGTCTATTCAGGAAACCCAGGCGACTGTCAGTGGAGCTTATACACTGAAGGATGGGGCATAACAGGTATGACAAAGTACAACTATGGTGATGCGGTATACTTCTATAGTAGCATATGGGGCGGTATGCCGGGATGGTTAGAAAGCGGATACTGGAACTATCAGAATGCTACAATAGATAAAATAGCAACTGCATTAGACAATGGTGAATATAATTCATCAGCTCAGTTCTACCAGATGATCAACAAGATATTAGATCTAGGATTCCAGGAATCCGTACGTATATGGGTAGCTGCGACTAGAGACTTCTATATTGCAGCACCGGGTCTAACAGGCTTTATAACCAGCCCCAAGGCATGGCCCTGGAATACATACACTTACCTTAACCTCCATTACACGACAGATATTGTGAAGTTAAGTGACAGGTATGTATATAAATCCGGTTGGGGATGGAACCCTGTGGCCGGATGGCAGGACATGTATAGCCAATCAGTATATCAGGCAGTTATATGGCCTGAAGTAACCAGTAGGATAACGGATGGTGCCACGGGTTGGAGCCCTGCTAACACTGCAACATGGAGCGTACAGAAAGGCAACCCTACATTACAAGTTCCAGGCAACGCTTTGATCTATGATTATAAAGCTCATCAGTGGAAGCATGTGAGTGACGAGGGAACGCTATATGCTAAGGATGCTATAACTTATAACTTCAAGTTGCTAGGTAAGCTGAAGTTCCATGATGGAACTACAGAAACGATTGCTGATTTACTGGCTCCTATATACGTTATAGAGGAATACAGCCATGATACTAGTACTAATACAACAAAAGATAATAGAGCAGAAACATCACTACTAGGATATTACTATACGTTCCTTACTAACTTTGTAGCCATAAAGGTCATAAACAGTACTGCAGTGACGGTATACTCTAACTACACATCGGTTGATGACGGTCTAACAGCACAAACTATGAATCCATGGTCAGCATTCCCACTGGAACTTTATGCTGCAATGGATCAGGCTACAAGGAACCACCAGCTAGTTTATACTATGGAGGCCTCTGGTAGTACAGGATTACCACAAGTTCACTTAATCTCGACAGACCAGGATAAGATGATGATAAACTATATTAATAACACAATAAACACTCCACCGGACTGGGTTCAACAACTTATAAACTTAGGTGTGCTCTCGCTAAGCGACTGGCAGGCACGTGTACATAATCTAATAAGCTTCTATAATGAGTACCGTAACCTTGTGATAGGAAACGGTCCCTTCAAACTGACAAGCTATGATAATATTAATGATGTAGCTACTTTAGAGAGAATACAAGACTTCCCAGTTCAACCCAGCCTTGTAGCAGCAGAGCTTTCACCAAGGAGTCTATCTATGAATGTAAAGACTGTTGATATAGCTTACAACACGAAGGGGACTCCGATAGCTTTAATTGATGCTACTGTTAACGGTAATCCTGCAACCCAGCAGAATTCAATGGTTTATGTCCTTCTCATTGATTTAAGCAACTACAAGTCAGCATTCCTAGATGTTATTCAAGTAAAGCCTGGGGAATTTAAAGTGCAACTGCCGTCTAACTTACCAGAAGGTCAGTATTCGATGGCTATTCTAGCATACCCTGTCGGCTACAGTATACCAGCTACTTTCCAGAAAGTACTAACATTACAGGCTCCTCCTCAGACCTCAACAAGTACTACGACGACATCATCAACAACTACGACCACGAGTACAACAAGCACTACTAGCACAAGTACTACGACGACATCATCAACAACTACGACCACGAGTACAACAACGAGCTCTGCAACATCTACATCGCCCACACAAACAACAACTACCCAGAAGAAGAGCAATGCAGCACTATGGGCTAGTGTGATAATCATTATCATCATAATAATAGCGGCAGCTTGGTATGCTATGAGAAAGTAA
- a CDS encoding ABC transporter permease yields MPKLKHWRESFSMNARIIWMSFSGKTGVILLILFLIMAGYVVAFYYPTITTEYAQGVTALWPYKYPVNAPPCWSVSSKFNQKIDVHYGDLNKTGIKKTLITVQGLFGPTKIAGYKTEYSYKFNYKSNAFPSDVLVSTAVRVGANVSFVKLYYTLDRPDGSRVTFYNSTLQTGKVTALYGALERKGNSIKVLPLGLTYISQSNTIYPFLMGSLQKLYANTSIVVNPIINNELLFASVVNGSKGETLTPLKGDYTINITAVFLTEKGVSPTSNSGSVNLTSFEWKFMPNCYGLFGTDNQARPVGLGLLLGVPFAFVIGFTVTFVSTFVGAIYGTLAGFWKDMRGEALMRVADIVNSLPFLPILIVLSYIFRQSITLMVLAGLMIILFWAGPVIVIRSAALQISEQLYVEAARASGAGASRIIFRHIFPQVLPYTIAIAVLSIPGIIVTEAGLALLGFGDPTAPTWGKMLQNAYGSQAILNGWWWTYLFPGLALVVFSATFLLLGRAIEPIVAPKLQK; encoded by the coding sequence ATGCCTAAACTAAAGCACTGGAGGGAATCATTTTCTATGAATGCTCGGATAATATGGATGAGTTTCTCAGGAAAAACAGGCGTTATTTTACTTATACTATTTCTAATAATGGCCGGGTACGTTGTAGCATTTTACTATCCTACTATTACAACAGAGTATGCCCAGGGAGTAACAGCGTTATGGCCTTATAAATATCCCGTAAATGCTCCTCCTTGCTGGTCGGTTTCAAGCAAGTTTAATCAAAAGATTGATGTTCATTATGGCGATCTCAATAAAACGGGGATAAAGAAAACTTTGATTACAGTACAAGGATTATTTGGACCAACGAAAATCGCGGGGTATAAGACGGAATACTCCTATAAATTTAACTATAAATCTAATGCATTTCCGAGTGATGTTCTTGTATCAACCGCTGTTAGAGTAGGTGCAAACGTTTCATTTGTAAAGCTATACTACACACTTGATCGGCCTGACGGATCTAGGGTAACTTTTTATAATTCGACGCTTCAAACTGGTAAAGTAACTGCTTTATATGGTGCGCTTGAAAGAAAAGGAAACAGTATAAAGGTCTTACCGTTAGGATTAACATATATTTCCCAAAGCAATACAATATATCCGTTTCTAATGGGAAGCCTGCAAAAACTATACGCGAATACCTCTATTGTAGTAAACCCGATAATAAACAATGAACTCCTATTCGCCAGTGTTGTGAACGGAAGTAAAGGAGAAACGCTTACACCACTGAAAGGAGATTATACCATTAATATAACCGCTGTTTTCCTTACAGAAAAAGGAGTATCCCCAACTAGTAACAGCGGTTCGGTTAACTTAACTTCATTTGAATGGAAATTCATGCCAAATTGCTATGGTTTATTTGGTACTGATAATCAGGCAAGACCAGTAGGTTTAGGCCTTCTACTAGGTGTTCCTTTTGCCTTCGTAATAGGATTCACTGTAACATTCGTCTCAACCTTCGTGGGAGCTATCTATGGAACATTAGCTGGTTTCTGGAAGGATATGAGGGGAGAAGCTTTGATGAGGGTAGCGGACATAGTTAATTCTCTTCCATTCCTACCCATACTAATAGTACTTTCCTACATATTCCGTCAATCTATAACATTAATGGTACTAGCAGGATTAATGATAATATTGTTCTGGGCTGGACCTGTAATAGTTATAAGAAGTGCAGCTCTACAAATAAGCGAGCAATTATATGTAGAAGCTGCACGTGCTTCTGGGGCAGGTGCGTCAAGAATAATATTTAGACATATATTTCCTCAGGTACTTCCATATACTATAGCAATAGCAGTTCTAAGCATCCCGGGAATAATAGTTACCGAAGCAGGCTTAGCATTACTAGGATTCGGTGATCCAACTGCTCCTACGTGGGGTAAGATGCTTCAAAACGCCTATGGTTCTCAGGCAATACTAAATGGTTGGTGGTGGACTTATTTATTCCCAGGTTTGGCGCTAGTCGTATTCTCAGCGACTTTTCTGCTATTGGGAAGAGCTATAGAACCCATAGTTGCTCCTAAGCTACAAAAATAA
- a CDS encoding ABC transporter permease, whose protein sequence is MRWLVIKVVNLLIVLVAVTFIVAAMTSGPMAQIQINQYKQSLQQQVKNQLGLTPQERMEWVNERLQTYVESQGLNKPWYILSLKYTVDLLKFTDLNSTTLTSMYWHQGSRKVLYIIGERIPFSILLFTTSSILTLLFALPLALYAARSPGGKIDNTVITWSVFGVSMPWWWLAMVFIYLFAYKWHVFAGPGAQTDWTNIVDVLRRMALPVITVTILSIGDSAFRMRNILLDTFNEDFVTVARAKGVPEHDVLMKHVLRAAAPPIVTIVLFSLVLSVVNGAIITELVFNWFGMGRLYWDAIESNDVPVLVELTYITTLLYLLTRFALDILYTYLDPRVKRA, encoded by the coding sequence TTGCGCTGGTTAGTGATTAAAGTAGTTAATCTATTAATAGTATTGGTGGCGGTGACCTTTATAGTTGCTGCTATGACATCAGGTCCTATGGCTCAAATACAAATTAACCAGTATAAACAGTCATTGCAACAACAGGTAAAAAACCAGTTAGGATTAACTCCGCAAGAAAGAATGGAGTGGGTTAATGAAAGACTGCAAACATACGTAGAATCTCAAGGACTAAATAAACCATGGTATATTTTATCGCTAAAGTATACTGTAGACCTGCTTAAATTTACAGACCTAAACTCGACAACATTAACATCCATGTATTGGCATCAAGGAAGTAGAAAAGTGCTATATATAATAGGGGAAAGAATACCATTTTCTATACTTCTATTTACTACATCCTCTATTCTAACACTACTATTTGCATTACCACTAGCGTTATATGCAGCTAGAAGCCCTGGCGGGAAGATAGATAACACTGTTATAACTTGGAGTGTATTTGGTGTTAGCATGCCTTGGTGGTGGCTTGCAATGGTATTCATATACTTATTTGCCTATAAATGGCATGTATTTGCCGGGCCAGGTGCTCAAACGGACTGGACGAATATCGTTGATGTATTAAGAAGAATGGCTTTACCTGTCATAACAGTAACAATTTTAAGCATAGGGGATTCAGCATTCAGAATGCGCAACATACTTCTTGACACATTTAATGAAGATTTCGTTACAGTAGCCCGAGCTAAGGGCGTCCCTGAGCATGATGTGTTAATGAAGCACGTCTTACGGGCAGCTGCACCCCCGATAGTTACCATAGTACTTTTCAGCCTTGTTCTCAGCGTAGTAAATGGAGCCATAATCACAGAACTGGTGTTCAATTGGTTCGGTATGGGGCGATTATATTGGGATGCAATAGAAAGTAATGATGTGCCAGTACTTGTAGAGCTCACATATATTACAACATTACTTTACCTTTTGACAAGGTTCGCCCTTGACATTCTATATACCTATTTAGATCCTAGGGTGAAAAGAGCATAG
- a CDS encoding TATA-box-binding protein, producing MGEAEFEPQVQIENIVATVILEHELDLQQIESKIEDVEYNPDRFPGLIYRLHVPKVTALIFKSGKMVVTGAKSVNQLVNAVKIIMKNLKERGIPLHGRPRIQVQNIVASANLGVEVDLEKTALLIENTMYEPEQFPGLIYRMKDPYVVLLIFSSGRMVITGAKREEEVYRAVEKVFQTLKERGCIREYEFEEEEFL from the coding sequence GTGGGAGAAGCGGAATTCGAGCCTCAAGTTCAAATCGAAAATATAGTTGCTACTGTTATACTCGAACACGAACTTGATCTACAGCAGATAGAGTCAAAAATAGAAGATGTAGAGTACAACCCTGATAGATTCCCAGGGCTTATTTATAGACTACATGTACCCAAAGTCACTGCATTAATATTCAAGTCAGGTAAAATGGTTGTAACAGGTGCCAAAAGCGTCAATCAGCTTGTGAATGCTGTAAAGATAATAATGAAGAACCTTAAAGAACGTGGAATACCGCTTCATGGGAGGCCAAGAATTCAGGTTCAAAACATAGTTGCATCTGCAAACCTAGGTGTAGAAGTAGACTTAGAGAAGACTGCGCTTCTCATAGAGAATACCATGTATGAACCGGAACAGTTCCCAGGATTAATATATAGGATGAAGGATCCCTATGTTGTACTCCTGATATTCAGTAGTGGTAGAATGGTAATTACTGGAGCAAAGCGAGAAGAAGAAGTATACCGGGCTGTTGAAAAGGTCTTCCAGACACTTAAGGAAAGAGGTTGTATTAGAGAATACGAGTTTGAAGAAGAGGAATTTCTTTAA
- a CDS encoding metallophosphoesterase — MNLNNVFIIPRGKKALIYDTILMIADVHLGYESEAEEEGVYLPRVQLKEALKDIKEVIEEYSLNQIVIAGDLKHKFEALTWQERVEIEEFVKTIRDYGVEGIVLVRGNHDTFIKRLLTNLGIKTVDGVYEIEDSIAVVHGHVFPGEKVISHYKYLVMGHEHPVAVIRLGGMVAARFPAFLFMPLSCCDTKVIVLPAFGVYQSGNPVSLNNDAYLSPIIRKFGIPDRARLFISDSGMTLEMPEMRYIKEYIVA; from the coding sequence ATGAATTTAAATAACGTGTTTATAATTCCAAGGGGAAAGAAAGCTCTAATCTATGACACGATTCTAATGATAGCAGATGTCCATTTAGGATATGAAAGCGAAGCTGAGGAAGAAGGTGTTTATCTCCCTAGAGTTCAATTAAAGGAGGCTCTTAAGGATATCAAAGAAGTTATTGAGGAATATAGTTTAAACCAAATTGTCATAGCCGGAGATCTGAAACATAAGTTTGAAGCCTTGACTTGGCAAGAGAGAGTCGAGATCGAAGAATTTGTTAAAACAATAAGAGACTATGGTGTCGAAGGCATTGTTCTCGTTCGTGGTAATCACGATACGTTCATTAAGAGGTTACTTACTAATCTTGGCATAAAAACAGTTGACGGGGTATACGAAATAGAAGACTCTATAGCTGTTGTACATGGGCACGTTTTCCCTGGCGAAAAGGTAATAAGCCATTATAAATATTTAGTTATGGGTCATGAGCATCCTGTTGCTGTCATCAGGCTTGGTGGAATGGTTGCAGCCAGATTCCCTGCATTCCTGTTTATGCCTCTAAGTTGTTGTGATACGAAAGTGATCGTACTACCTGCTTTCGGCGTGTATCAGTCAGGTAATCCTGTTTCCTTGAATAATGACGCATATCTTTCACCAATAATAAGAAAGTTCGGTATACCAGATCGTGCTAGGCTTTTCATATCTGATTCTGGTATGACTCTAGAAATGCCTGAAATGAGATATATAAAGGAGTATATTGTAGCTTAA
- a CDS encoding RuvB-like domain-containing protein, with translation MVEIKIEKPVSRLQRISIHSHIRGLGLEENGKAVKVKDGLVGQAKAREAAGIVVEMVKEGRMTGRGVLFIGPSGTGKTAIAIGIARELGEDTPFVGISGSEIYSSEIKKTEFLMQAIRRAIGVRIRETRKVYEGAVKEISYQYEKNPFMPYAQIPVGAVVALETEDDEAKLRVPEEVAQQLLRVSVKEGDYIEIDEETGHVRRLGRVQSKSKEDYDIGGPRLVEMPKGSVKKVKETVHTVTLNDLDVIAVMQRAAYTSFFGFLEAEKEVSPEVRKNVDEQVKKMVESGQAEIVPGVLFVDDAHMLDLEAFSFLTRAIEGELAPILILATNRGLTKIRGTDIEAPHGIPLDLLDRLLIIPTEPYSRKDVREIIKIRSDEEGIPLTDEALELLTRIGVEKSLRYAVQLMEPARILAKRENRVKVEPIDVEKAAGLFADTSISLELTEKYSEKLLK, from the coding sequence ATGGTTGAGATAAAAATAGAGAAGCCTGTTTCGAGATTACAGAGAATCAGTATACACAGTCACATAAGGGGTTTAGGGCTTGAAGAGAATGGGAAGGCTGTTAAAGTAAAAGACGGGCTTGTAGGCCAAGCAAAGGCGAGAGAAGCGGCTGGTATAGTAGTAGAAATGGTTAAGGAAGGTAGAATGACAGGTAGAGGAGTACTATTCATAGGCCCCTCCGGCACTGGTAAAACTGCAATTGCAATAGGTATAGCTAGAGAATTGGGGGAAGACACACCTTTTGTAGGTATCAGCGGATCAGAAATTTATAGCAGTGAAATAAAGAAAACGGAATTCCTAATGCAGGCAATAAGGAGAGCTATAGGTGTCAGGATAAGGGAAACAAGAAAAGTCTATGAGGGAGCCGTCAAGGAAATATCTTATCAATACGAGAAGAATCCATTTATGCCATATGCTCAGATTCCTGTGGGAGCGGTAGTCGCTTTAGAAACTGAGGACGACGAAGCTAAACTCAGAGTTCCCGAGGAGGTAGCTCAACAGTTACTTCGGGTTAGTGTGAAAGAGGGGGATTATATAGAAATAGACGAGGAAACAGGGCATGTTAGAAGGCTGGGAAGGGTACAGTCAAAGTCAAAGGAGGACTACGATATAGGCGGTCCAAGACTCGTTGAAATGCCTAAAGGTTCTGTTAAAAAGGTTAAGGAAACCGTACATACTGTGACTTTAAACGACTTGGACGTAATAGCGGTAATGCAAAGAGCAGCATATACTAGCTTCTTTGGTTTTCTTGAAGCAGAAAAAGAAGTTAGCCCTGAAGTAAGGAAAAATGTTGATGAACAGGTTAAGAAAATGGTTGAGAGCGGACAGGCAGAAATAGTTCCAGGCGTTTTATTCGTTGATGATGCTCATATGCTAGATTTAGAAGCGTTTAGTTTCCTCACAAGGGCTATTGAAGGGGAACTAGCCCCAATACTAATATTAGCTACAAATAGAGGTCTCACTAAAATAAGAGGAACAGATATAGAAGCTCCTCATGGAATTCCTCTTGATCTCCTTGACAGGCTCTTGATAATTCCAACAGAGCCGTACTCTAGGAAGGATGTAAGAGAGATTATCAAAATACGGTCTGATGAGGAAGGTATACCTCTAACCGATGAAGCCCTTGAATTACTAACTAGAATAGGAGTAGAGAAAAGTCTGAGATATGCAGTCCAACTAATGGAGCCAGCTAGAATATTAGCTAAGAGGGAGAACAGGGTCAAAGTAGAACCAATTGATGTAGAAAAAGCGGCTGGGTTATTTGCAGATACTAGCATAAGCCTAGAACTCACTGAAAAATACTCAGAGAAGCTCTTGAAATAA
- a CDS encoding DUF5622 domain-containing protein — MGGKQGKYIYIKIREDGYVKARVFKNKADDDPDKYLVTGPKRSSAPITYSIIDIDDLPVEIQDKLLGKTSTAEEPEEEPKES; from the coding sequence ATGGGAGGAAAACAGGGGAAGTATATCTACATAAAAATTAGAGAAGATGGGTATGTAAAAGCAAGAGTTTTCAAAAACAAAGCAGATGACGATCCAGATAAATACTTGGTGACAGGCCCTAAAAGGAGTAGTGCTCCCATAACTTATTCCATCATAGACATTGATGATTTACCCGTAGAGATACAGGATAAACTTCTTGGCAAAACTTCCACTGCAGAGGAACCCGAGGAAGAACCCAAAGAATCCTAG
- a CDS encoding glycosyltransferase family 2 protein, whose protein sequence is MTEKSNCNLSVVIPTYNEKENIKLLLPRIIEVLEDYSCKDFEIIIVDDNSPDGTSDIVKELSNEDNRIKLIVRTNEKGLATAVKEGLKQATRKYVIVMDADFQHPPELIPELYQTALEGYDIVVASRYIRGGGVEGWSVIRLLASKAGCLIARMLVRGARGVRDNMSGYFIVRKSSIDIDRLNPRGYKILLEILGRHRDIKITEIPYIFKNRLAGESKISTNTLVNFLVHIFNVSEPLKFAAVGASGVLVNLGIMWFFLYYGLSKELSSLAGIEASIISNFLLNDSFTFQGREEKKYGFLARLLFYHLSSSVSAITTFLTMLLTTEYLGIHPVLGQFIGILLGFAANYLLSSRVIWLEKP, encoded by the coding sequence TTGACAGAAAAATCTAACTGTAACTTATCTGTAGTTATACCTACATATAATGAGAAAGAGAATATAAAATTACTTCTACCTAGGATAATAGAAGTACTTGAAGATTATAGTTGCAAGGATTTTGAAATAATTATTGTAGACGATAACAGCCCTGATGGAACATCAGATATAGTTAAAGAGTTATCTAATGAGGACAATAGAATTAAACTCATAGTCAGAACTAACGAAAAGGGCCTAGCTACCGCTGTAAAAGAAGGGTTGAAGCAAGCAACAAGAAAATATGTAATAGTTATGGATGCAGATTTCCAGCATCCTCCAGAATTGATTCCCGAACTTTACCAGACAGCCTTAGAAGGATATGATATCGTTGTCGCCTCGCGGTATATTCGTGGAGGAGGAGTAGAAGGATGGAGTGTAATCAGGCTACTGGCTAGCAAAGCTGGATGCCTTATAGCTAGGATGCTAGTTAGAGGAGCCCGAGGCGTGAGAGATAATATGTCAGGTTACTTCATTGTTAGAAAATCATCTATAGATATCGACCGGTTAAACCCGAGAGGATACAAGATCCTTTTAGAGATCTTAGGAAGACATAGGGATATAAAAATTACAGAGATACCGTATATCTTTAAAAATAGACTGGCTGGAGAAAGCAAAATAAGCACAAACACCCTAGTCAACTTTTTGGTTCATATTTTCAACGTGTCAGAACCCCTAAAATTTGCAGCTGTAGGTGCCTCGGGCGTACTAGTTAACCTTGGTATAATGTGGTTTTTCTTATACTATGGGTTGTCTAAGGAGTTATCCAGCCTTGCAGGTATAGAAGCAAGTATAATAAGTAATTTCCTCCTGAATGATAGTTTTACTTTCCAGGGAAGAGAAGAAAAGAAGTATGGGTTCCTTGCAAGGCTTTTATTTTATCACCTATCATCCTCGGTTTCTGCAATAACAACATTCTTAACAATGCTATTGACAACAGAGTATCTTGGGATACACCCTGTCTTGGGACAGTTTATAGGTATATTATTGGGTTTTGCTGCAAACTACCTACTAAGCTCACGGGTGATATGGCTTGAAAAACCCTGA
- a CDS encoding uracil-DNA glycosylase, translating into MKNPENEKTSEIVKIINEIKNCTKCPLYKYRTNPVPGEGPLNAKVMFIGEAPGRNEDTQGRPFVGKAGELLDYLLSLASLKRDEVYITNVVKCRPPNNRDPSPEEISSCLPYLRRQIRIIEPKIIVCLGRFAGYTIFHLARLKWGGMYRSHGKVYSVIVEGIPVKLIATFHPASAFYKREVQSFLEEDFKEVIASLIRDLAEPYKERKTLFDFM; encoded by the coding sequence TTGAAAAACCCTGAAAATGAAAAAACTAGTGAAATAGTTAAAATCATTAATGAAATTAAAAACTGTACCAAATGCCCCCTGTATAAGTATAGAACCAATCCTGTACCAGGGGAAGGCCCTCTTAATGCTAAGGTAATGTTTATTGGTGAAGCTCCAGGTAGAAATGAAGATACACAAGGAAGACCTTTTGTGGGCAAAGCCGGCGAGCTTTTAGACTATTTACTAAGCTTAGCCAGCCTAAAACGTGATGAGGTTTACATAACTAATGTAGTGAAATGCCGCCCGCCAAATAATAGAGATCCCAGCCCCGAGGAGATCTCTTCTTGTCTGCCTTACTTGAGGAGGCAAATTAGGATTATAGAACCTAAGATAATTGTGTGTTTAGGTCGCTTCGCTGGATACACGATATTCCACCTAGCCCGTCTTAAATGGGGTGGAATGTATCGCTCTCACGGTAAAGTATATTCGGTTATAGTTGAAGGAATTCCTGTTAAACTTATCGCAACATTTCATCCTGCATCAGCTTTCTATAAAAGAGAAGTTCAATCTTTCCTAGAAGAAGATTTTAAGGAAGTTATTGCGAGTCTTATCCGAGATTTAGCTGAACCGTATAAAGAAAGAAAGACATTATTCGACTTCATGTAG